A window of Phragmites australis chromosome 2, lpPhrAust1.1, whole genome shotgun sequence genomic DNA:
GAGGGTTCCAACTAGTTTCAGGAAATGTTATCCTTGGTACTTGGCGCTGAAACCATAAGGCGAAAtatgtttctcctcatggatCCTCTTCAAATTTATGTCgtgcagaatcatacttgcccAGCCTAATTGCTCTAACGCTTTCTTGCTCAATAACGGCTAGCCTGCCACATAGGTGTTTGATAGAGGTTCTTCTACCTCCTTACTCTTGTCTAACTTTTTGTTGTCTCTGCGCTTTCTGGGAGGTGTCATTTTGGTGGACTGTTGGCCAGATTTACTGGATAATTATTTTTGCTCATGTGGTGAagaaggagatttgacctttgGCGGAGCATGACGAAAAGAGAAGTCGCTGCCATCGCGTATTGGAGATAGAGGCTGTGGAGGCGGTGGAGAGACAACCAGTGTTATAAATTTCTTTGGCCACTGTATGAAGGAGTGGATGGCCTCCCCAAGTGTCTTGATATCGTCCTTTGGGGGAATAGGAGGTGGTAGGGATATGCAACTTTTATATTCCTCTCCACTAACACCCTAACGTAACCCGGTTGTAGCGGGACTCCATGAATCGTCTGTTCTCCACCACATGGGAACACCAAGCCcgtgccaacctcaatgatgttatcggaGCCAACGTTGGTGGACAGTAAGAGCTTGCATTTGGTGGTTGCCTCTTAATCCTTCTATCAAAAAAGATGTGTAGTACTACAGTTCTACTGCGTATTCAAGAAACAGAAGATGAAATGCAGCAATGATTAGTTGCTAGTCACAACACAACAGCATACGCTGCAAACTACATCCATGATTAAATAACAAGGAGCAAGAGGAGAGAACAATATTAGAGCTTTATATAATGTTGATTCAATGCAGTTATCGTACAACATGTAACAACATATACAATATTAGAGCTTTTATATAAAATCCAATGAAATAACATATAGATATATGCATATGCATTAATGGCGATTCCTTGTATGAGTAAAATATCATCCAGTTCACCCAGTGCAATAGTAAAAATATGCAACCACACTCAAGTGTTGGTAGGGAAAATGAGAGGATTGCAACCATGCTTGGAAGCACAAATCCTAATATGCTTCAATATTTCAAGTTTTGCATTTATGCCTATGTCAGAAAATAATGATACACATATTCAAATGAAGCCGCACAAAGGCGGGTCAACATCAGTATATACAGATCAACATTAGTATATATAGATCAACTTTGTTGTTGCTTGATCCCTTCAAATGAAGCCGCGCGGAGGAGGGTCAACAACAACGTGAAGGACCTATCGATGGCTGGCCGGGGAGGGAGCTCGCCAGGGATGGAGGAGACGCCGGGGAGGTCACCGGGGATGGAGGAGGCACTGGGGAGGGAGGTCatcgaggagggaggagggacACTAGGGAGGGTCACCTAGGATGGAGGAGCCGCCGGGAGGGGAGGTCACCGGGGAGGGTGGAGGGCCATTGGGGAGGTTGCCTAGGATAGTGGAGCCGTCGGGGAGGGAGGTCACCGAGGATGGAGGAGCCGTCAAGGAGGGGGTCGCCAAGGAGGGAGGAGGGCCAccagggagggaggagggctATCGGGGAGGAGGTCCAGTCACTACGGAGtcgtcgaggaggagcacgatCATCGGGGAGGTCACCAGCGGCGATTAGGGTTTAGGTCGCCGGGGTCGTCAGGGAGACGAGGCGGTTAGGGTTTTTAGGAAAAAACTTGATGCAATGCGGGTTGGACAAAACGGTATTTATAGCCgcattagtacagatggttcataACTCTGAGCCGTTTGTACTAATAatattagtatagacggttctttACTAAAaagccgtctgtacaaatagTATAGACGGGTTATAActtcgagccgtctgtactaatattattaGTATAAATAGCTTTTAGTAAAAGCCGTCTATACAAATAGTACATACAACTTTTTAGTAAAGATCCATCTGTATTATTGATTTTCCAAATAAATCactaaaacttgcaaaattcataaataatccatacaaactccaaatgagaagaaatttgtatgtaaatttatgattaaatttGTACTATCATATGGTGTAGGtataattcatgttactataaccAAAAAATTAACTTGAAcattaaacctaaatattaaTTCATGTTGATGGGAAGGAACCGCCAGACTCACGCAATAAGGGAGGATCCATCACCTTCAGAAACTCAAAAGCGTGGGATCCCTGTTTACCCTTGAAAGAGTCAAGAAACCTCTTGTACTAATCCCGGGAGTGGCAGCTTACCACTCCGGGGATCGGGCGATGGCTGACATAAGGACCAGGGAAGGCCGCCGACGcaaagaccctgctggagctatTGATCGACACTGGTTCACCTAGTAGACCCTCCTTCCGCTTCATCTCCTATTTCTCCTCTTCGTCGACCTCTTCATCTAGAAGGTCCCAATCGATCTCCCCCTCGTCATCGGAGACTTCAATGACCTCGACCGGGGGATCTGCCAGGGACCGAAACGAACCAGCAAAAGACTGTCCATGATGATAGAGTAGGAGTATGATGGTCACTGACTCCAACTTGGCAAGCACCAGCTTCAACCTTGCAAGCATACATGCGACATCAATTGACTCTAGAGGCACCACGGGGAGCGAGACCGACGTCGGGGGTGACTCAGCCCTCACCAAGCCATCCAAAGTCGTCAAGCTCTCTGGTGAGGAAGGAAAGGAGCATGCCATGACCCTAGGGCTTGCCAACACTACTAAGCAGAATGTGAGACAGGAAAGAAGATGTGAGGGCGGCCTGACAGATCGTCAAACACTCccccttttaaaaaaatatcccaATGGCACCCTGACAGGCACAGTGGTCAAGCCGCTCGAAATCCAAGGGGGCACACTAAAAGAATCAAAGAGTCCTTCAGGGCCAACAGCAATTAATGTCTCTCTGTCAGGACGCTTAAAAGCAACCCCCGTGACACGAAAACTCGGACTTTAACTCAGAAGACTGACGACGTCAAAATGACCGCTCCTCGGGCAGATTACATTTGCCAGGGGCCCAAGTGGTACAACCAGGATGGATCACGGTCACAGGaaagcttgggggctactgtcagtgtatGAAGTATAGGGGTACCCTAGCAAAAGGGTCTCCCAAGGAATATAAGAACCAGGGATGCGTATTTCATAAAAACTAGTCGGTCGCACGACCAGGGTAGGAAGTTCCGCGACCAGTACGAGGCTTACCCGACCAGCCTCATTGGGACCTCGCCTAAATCCACGACCAACCCCACTGGTCGTAGGGTCAAACCTGACACAAATTGTCCAATCACATTTATtaatatctactcaagtgtttttttttcttcctcagaCGCCTTCCCCTACGAACAAAGTCATGGACGGTACAGAAGGGTAGTGTCCCATCTCATGACATTAATGCTACGGGGTGAGGCAATGCAGATCAGCACGGTGCCGCACAACGAATGGGACAGTGTCAGCAGACCAGCACGACGCCACACAACGGATGGGACGGTGTCAACAGACCATCACGACGCCACACAACGGATGGGACGGTGTCAGCAGGCTGGTCAGGCAAGTTGATAACTCCACATACAAGTAGCAGGCATAGCACCCGGACGAGACGGCATGACAGCTAAAGATATACGGTGCACGACGAGGGGATATATCAAACCCTCAGAACAAGTGGGCACACTTTGACCTCTgtaatgatggcttgggttagatattaggatgagcaagAGTCCTCTGTTTGGACCTCCATGTGtaagtcctcctcctcccttctatataaagggatgaagatCTCGTTTGTAGAGGAAGGAGAAAAGCCTAGCAATCAGCTAGAACACCCTCTGTAACCCACTCATACCCTCCATAAACACAACACactgacgtagggttattatcctctagGAGGTCCGAACCTATATAACTCCTCGCTTCTCAGAGTTCGTGACACACAATTCATCCTGTGCTTCACCTAATGCTGGCTCATCAACTCCTGTGTTCTCGAAACACCGTTCACATatccactgtccaacatactcTGAAATTACTGTTAGAGATTAACCCTTGATAAAGAATATTTCTTACTTGCCATGCATCATAGATCAAtagaaagatttttttctctttgacaTATATTGTATTGTTATGAGATGTACCGGCTGTCATTTcatagttttataaaaaaaaattcttactTGACATGCATAGATCATATGAAATATTAAAAGTAAGCTAAATATTGAACGTCTaagtatgaaagataaataataggaGATTAAGAGTATTTTTAAAAGCTAATTTTATATGATAACCGTTTGATAGATTGAAATGAATGATGATCGAATCTGAGTACAGATATCGGCAAGTTGGAGAGTCTGGTTTGCGATACTGACAAGATGCACTGGGCAAGTACTCTTTAGTCCAAGATTCAGAATCACCACTAACACAAGCGAATCCACAAAGCCCGCGCGCCAAGCAATAAAGGAATAGACACCTTGAGTGTTTGGTGCGTCTATCGCCCTGCTCACGAGCCATGGCAGGAGCTAAGCTAGGCTAGCCATCTATGTCTGCATGATGGTCGGTCGGGCCAGCGCGCACTTTTCGTCCCTGGAAACTAGCGCATCGGATGCACACGCATGTAAATTGCACGACAAGCATGGCACAATAATCTGCCCCCGGATCACCTCAGTTCAGATACCTCTGGTGTACGTTGCTTGCATGAGATCGATCAATAGACTGATCGAGTATCGACCGACACTGCAATTGTTGTGAATCTTCTAACTTATTATTAATTGCTAGCAAGTCCAATAATGCATCATGCACGGTACTAGCTAGGTGCAGCGCATAGCTCAATCATCGTTACATACACTAGCCTATCTTTGCTTGTAAAATATATCAAGAACCATATGCCAAATAGTAAAGGCCTATGTCCTTAACGGTCTACTTTTCCTCAGAGAGCAGAAGGGATTCATAAAGACTTTGCCCTGTATGCACACCTTTCTTCCACGACAAACTATACCTTACCTCCAAAGGCACCAAGACAGACCATGGCTGATACCTCTATATACACACACGCCCAAATGCACATGGCGAGACACTTGCAAGCTGAATGCAACTTCGGCAATGGCGTCTCCTGCAAGTGCTACCAACACCTGCACgcaactgctgctgctgctgatgtcCTTGCTCCTCCTTGCACACCGCGGGAATTGCCGCGCCGTTTTCTCCAGCTTGTCCTTCGAGAGCCAGGGGGAGGCGGAGGCCTTCGAGGACGCGCTGCTGCGCCAGGCGTGCTTCAACGTCTCCTCGTCGTGGGGCCGTGAGGCCTGCGTGTCGCGTCTCGACACGGCCCGCGGTGGCGCGGGTAGCGGCCCCGTGCCCGTCCTCCGCTCCGCGCTCCGCGACACGCTCGGCGAGGCCGTCAGTGCCGTGGGGGCCGTCGCGGGGCTCGCCTCGCTGTCCAACCACGCGCGCGAGGAGATGGCGGTGCGCGACTGCGTCGAGCTTCTGGGGTACTCCGTCGACGAGCTCGGGTGGGCGCTGAACGCCATGGCCGAGCCCGACGACCTGGACCCAGAGCCGGGCTCGTCCCGGTCCGGCGCCGCCGCGCACCGCTCGGAGGAGGACCTCCACGCGTGGCTGAGCGCCGCGCTGAGCAACCAAGACACCTGCATCGAGGGCTTCCACGGCACCGACGGCCGCCTGCTGCGCCGCgtcgaggcggcggtggcgcagcTCACGCAGCTGGTGAGCAACCTCCTCGCCATGCACAAGCGGCTGCGCAGCATCACGCCGCTGCACCACGCGCCTCCTAGAAACAACGGCACATCCGGCTCCGGCGCCGACTCGGAGCTTCCCCCGTGGGTGATGGacgtcgacggcggcggcgaggagcagGAGCTCGTGCGCGCCCATGCGGCCGGCAGGAAGGCGACGCGCGTGGACGTCGTGGTGGCGCAGGACGGCAGTGGGCGGTACCGGACCGTCAGCGAGGCGGTGGCACGGGCGCCGAACCACAGCAGGCGGAGGTACGTGATCTACGTGAAGCGCGGGGTGTACCACGAGAACGTggaggtgaagaagaagaagaccaacaTCGTGATCGTCGGGGAGGGCATGGGCGAGACGGTGATCTCCGGTAGCCGAAGCCTCTCCGGCGGCTGGAGCACCTTCCGGAGTGCCACTTTTGGTAAGTGCCGTGCCGATACATCGATCTTGTTCTGTCATCATAGTTCTTACTCCAAGCTAATTGCCATGCATACTAGACTACTAGTTACACAcaccgtgcatgcatgcatgcatgcacctacGATGTTGTGTCAGACCCCAAGAGAGCGCGGCGGTAGAGTTATTTTCTATTCTGTTATTAGTATTAGTAATGGGGGCAGCGGCAGAGTTATTACCATGCATTATTGCGTTCGGAGAGGCAGGATGCACGTGTGCTACCTTTGGCTTGCAGCAAGCTAGTCACCCATGTCCAGAGCAGAGTCTTACCACTAATCCAGAGTTCACCACGTCTGTTAAGCTACTAATCAAACCGAGATGGCTGCCATGCATGCAGCGGTGTCCGGCGCGGGGTTCATCGCGCGGGACCTGACGTTCCGCAACACCGCGGGGCCGGCGGCGCACCAGGCGGTGGCGCTGCGCGTGGACTCGGACCGCTCCGCCTTCTTCCGCGTCGCGGTGGAGGGCCACCAGGACACGCTGTACGCGCACTCGCTCCGCCAGTTCTACCGCGACTGCCGCGTCGCCGGCACCGTCGACTTCGTCTTCGGCAACGGCATCGCCGTCATCCAGCGTAGCACCATCGCCACGCTGCCCCTCGCCCCGGGCCAGGTGGGCAGCGTCACCGCGCAGGGACGCAAGGACCCGAACCAGAACACGGGGTTCTCCTTCCACGGCTGCGTGGTCGAGGCCAAGTACCCGACGTACCTGGGCCGGCCGTGGAAGCCCTTCTCGCGGGTGGTGGTGATGGAGTCGTACCTGGGCGCCGGCGTGCAGGCGCGCGGGTGGCTGGAGTGGGCCGCGTGGGATCGCGCGGGCCTGGCCACGCTCTTCTACGGGGAGTACAGGAACTACGGGCCCGGGGCCGGGGTCGCcggccgggtgaggtggcccgGGTACCACGTGATCATGGACGCCGCCGTCGCCAGCAGCTTCACCGTGCGGCGGTTCATCAGCGGGCTCGCGTGGCTGCCGGGCACCGGCGTCACCTTCACGGCCGATCTGTTCAGGAAAACATGAATGATCGACGACCGGTGTGCAGCTTCGATGGATTATTTTTTGGAAGGACGAAATAAGGTGAAAATATGTATACACGTTAATTAGGCCATAATGCTTACGAAGGATGCGTGCACAAGTACCATTGGTACAATATAAGAATGTACTAAGATGTATGTAACCTGGCCCTGGCCTGGTGTGTAGCCTTTTAATTGCTATGAtcatcagatcattcctctggTAATTCAGCAAGCAAATGTGCTGACATGTATGTGTACCTGGGTTCGTCCAAGACCATGTGGCAGCTCCGCGTCACGGCCAACCGGGAACAGCTCAAAGCACGAGGTCTGATTCCTTTCCAGCTCCCACCCCACCTCAACTCGCTACCCAACCAAGTCGCAGACCGCCGTTTCAGCGTTTCCTCCCCAACTTCCAACACGCCTCAATCCAGATCCACGCTTCCTTGACCCTTCCTTCGCTCCCCGAGACTGTTCATTCCATCACCCGTAGGCGTAGCCGCCCTCGTGTCCCAGCGGCTCTCGTCCGTGCGCACTTGGGTTGCTCTCTCCACCATTCCTTGGTAAGGAAGCCCTAGCTTTGCTTGGACGGATCTTTACTTCGCTACGAGCCCTCAATTCCAGTTGTTTTTGTCCTCTACGATCCGTCTAGTTTGTCGCTTATTCGGTCTGCTGCGTGGTGGAGTGCTATAGCAATTTGTCTTCCAAATAGAAATTCGGGGTTTTGGTTCAACTGAACCCCCTGGATCCATCCAGTTTGCGGCAACGCCTGGTAGGGGGGTCGCTTGTAGAGTTGTAGTCCTGTATATTCTTGCAAGGATCGATCTTGATATAAGCCGTCCATGCTAGTTAGTTTCCATTTGCAAGCTGTGGGAAATTCGCATGCTCTGGATCCGTTCATGTCCTGGGTTTCCCTTTAGTTGTTGCTCGGACAGCGATCGAATCCAAGTGTTTCTTTATGGGGTGGATACTCCAATCCGTCCCTTTGTTGCTATTTGTTTGCTGCGGGGTGGATCACTGGATAGCAAATTTTTCCCCAAAAAATTGAGTGTGCATTCGGATGCCCATGCCCAGTGTGCCCCTAGTTCAACCGTCGTCTTTGACCCTGTCGGAAATGATTTTGACCACTAAAAGGATGACCGGTATGCACTTGTTCCCGTAATTAAGAGAATCATTGTTCGTTTCAGCAAAGGAAACTACCTTCAGTAATAAGTAAGCGGGTGATGCATATGTCAAATCAAAGTGTGTTCTGCATTTTCGGTATGAACAATATCTGTTTGGCAGGTGATTTGAAGCGGTATGTGAATATTTACTCAAGTTTGAGACATTATTCATGgtataaaactataaattgAAAACTGATGCTTTCTTGTGCTCATTGTCGGTAGCATTAGCGTATTCATAGCACGAGAAAATATGATACTATCGTAAATACTTGTGTCCAAACTTGTTTTTGTTATAAACTTTCTGATTGCTGATTGAATTATCTTTTCTTGAACATTTGGATTCCTGTAACTCTTTTCTACTCTACAAGTACTTCAGTATAGTTGTTTCACACGTGAAAACAAATATTGGACGTCTAGGTATGGAAGACAAATAATgagagattgaatgtatttttagaatgtatggAAGGCAAATATTGGATCTAGGTATGGAAGGTAAATAATgggagattgaatgtattttttgaAGAAAAGCAGGGTACAACTTTGCACAGTGACCGTTTTATCAATACAACTGGTGAATTTTTAAGAGTGTAGACTAAAACAAAATATAAACATACATTGCCCATATTTTAAGAAAGTTAGAGAGATTTTTAGAGGACGATGGAAGAGAGGATTGGCTTAAATGGTTTGCTGGTTACCGTTAAATTGATAAATGACGGCAGAAGTAAGGCAGCAAAGCTGAAGAAATGGATACATGAATTCAGGAACTATTTGAACTCTGATTCGCGTCAATCCCTATTAGAGTGGCCTCTATTCCATGTAATACAAGAAATGTTTACCTGAAACTTCTTTTGTGCCATGGAGTTGCCGAGCTCATCGCTGCTGGTTTCATTAGTCATATAACTCCATTAGACTATCGTTTTTTCCCTGTTCATAAAAGTTTTCAACCAGAAGTCCTGCAGTTTGCATGTGAGCTTGAATTGCAGGACTTTGGAGTCCATGACTATGAATGCTATTCAGCTTTTCCCCCAATCTCATCGATCACTTGTTAATCAACTATTTTGTATCGCCGTATTGCCAGTTACTTGGAGATTGTAATTGGAAAAACTATTCACCTATATCATGTAAATTTGGTTGAATCGAGATGCAATATTCTTCCAGCATTTCCGTTTCAGGCCACATTCAGCACCTGCAACCTGAAGTTCTGAACCCATCATTTTTACCAGTCTAACATTATTTTGTGTTCTGACAAAACATTGGCTTGGGTGTGCCTCTGTCGTAAACTCATTTCAGATCTGTCAAGTACCATGATCTGCTGATATATGTTACACTAAGAATTAGGCATTTTTAACTCGGAAGAAACAATATCACCTTAATAGCATGCTTGTTTTGACAACCTGATGCCTAGTCATTTCTGTTGATAAGTTAGTTCTGTTAATGAAGGGGGGAAAGGCTTCCTTTTTTTGTTATGGTTCAGCATAAATCATtctattatttctatt
This region includes:
- the LOC133893941 gene encoding putative pectinesterase/pectinesterase inhibitor 22 gives rise to the protein MHTFLPRQTIPYLQRHQDRPWLIPLYTHTPKCTWRDTCKLNATSAMASPASATNTCTQLLLLLMSLLLLAHRGNCRAVFSSLSFESQGEAEAFEDALLRQACFNVSSSWGREACVSRLDTARGGAGSGPVPVLRSALRDTLGEAVSAVGAVAGLASLSNHAREEMAVRDCVELLGYSVDELGWALNAMAEPDDLDPEPGSSRSGAAAHRSEEDLHAWLSAALSNQDTCIEGFHGTDGRLLRRVEAAVAQLTQLVSNLLAMHKRLRSITPLHHAPPRNNGTSGSGADSELPPWVMDVDGGGEEQELVRAHAAGRKATRVDVVVAQDGSGRYRTVSEAVARAPNHSRRRYVIYVKRGVYHENVEVKKKKTNIVIVGEGMGETVISGSRSLSGGWSTFRSATFAVSGAGFIARDLTFRNTAGPAAHQAVALRVDSDRSAFFRVAVEGHQDTLYAHSLRQFYRDCRVAGTVDFVFGNGIAVIQRSTIATLPLAPGQVGSVTAQGRKDPNQNTGFSFHGCVVEAKYPTYLGRPWKPFSRVVVMESYLGAGVQARGWLEWAAWDRAGLATLFYGEYRNYGPGAGVAGRVRWPGYHVIMDAAVASSFTVRRFISGLAWLPGTGVTFTADLFRKT